The sequence below is a genomic window from Theobroma cacao cultivar B97-61/B2 chromosome 6, Criollo_cocoa_genome_V2, whole genome shotgun sequence.
attttatatataaaatgaatggcttaaaaatgttaaattcttgatttgtttattcaaTAATGACTGTGTGCTATGCAATTGAGAAATTAGTAGacctttttgatttttttattttattcaatgaatTAGATggatatttatttgaatttaaacattCATGTATAAAAGAGATGTCTAATACTATAATTCAGGTTCATGCAAAATAAAAGgatatagataaaaaataataataaattgtatttgataaatattaaatgaatctattcTTTAAGCTTTAACAGTtagaaattattgttttcaagtattttttttgaaataaataaaagtaaaaaaaaaccttcaaaTGTAAAAAACAACATAGTTTTAACATAAGgtgtataaaataattaattcaattgagAATGACAAGTAtcaattgtcacgacccaaatttcgggccatgaccggcgtaTGGGCTTAATGGATATAGCCCACTAAATCCAAGTAAGCCTATCTATGTGACCTGttcattattccatcaaagttattaaagtcacatttcataatttcaaatcaaaataatgttACTCGTTGCTAACTAGTAGTGGCATTACccatcaaaatatacatatattgtctacaATATGTaccttaataatttacatcaggtttatctatacatctcaaaaaggaGACTCGATTTCCAGCGGAGAGACCCGAGTGATGTacggctactgaatgccgagatatCTACCAAGGAAATGAATCTACAAGGGCACCTCTACCTAGTTACCGGTTGCCTCTTGATCtaaaaatatgaagttgaaaacggtgagtataaactcagtgaatgaacaagaaagggaataagcaatcaataggaaaaatttgaaaatcatgatgcacttgtttcaaaacaatgcaatttagtttcattctcaataaaacccctcatgtaaacctcacatgagtaaatcacttgatgaaaagggtccatgctcaacaaaagatttggagagtgaaaacctTAATAGCCTTTATGTAAATTAAGTCAAGtaaacgacgggtcctcgctatagcggaaaggcattctcgttgcagcgaagtTTGGATtcaagttattagccgaacgagggtttctcaactggtcaagggtttctcaccaaacctgctcatttcaaacttaactaattaattccttaatgttagaattccatgctcaactatggtaccaaagaagtgaaaaataggatAGCAACCAAACAAAGTAAggaacaaaacagaaagtttttcgttgattctcgctgcagcgaaatgcTACAGtaactttctcgctgcagcgagatttcgACCAATAttacccctccaaacccgagagtttctcgctgcagcgagaatgaatcttgttgcagcgagaaacaaagCAGCAagaaaaagtttcctttctttcaagaaaaaaccATCCTGCAACATGAcaaaaatcaacatgaaacgCAAAATAACTCCCAAAGTTCAACgtgcaagattcacatgtgcaaaaccatataccatactcatgaactttctataacccacatatatatatatatatatatatNNNNNNNNNNNNNNNNNNNNNNNNNNNNNNNNNNNNNNNNNNNNNNNNNNNNNNNNNNNNNNNNNNNNNNNNNNNNNNNNNNNNNNNNNNNNNNNNNNNNNNNNNNNNNNNNNNNNNNNNNNNNNNNNNNNNNNNNNNNNNNNNNNNNNtatatatatatatatatatatatatatatatatatatatatatatatatatatatatatcaacaaaatatagtagtgcatgaatccataatagTCACAGGTCAcaacatagagacaatttatcaatggcttgttcccaaggcactcgtttttagaaaagttgtataaaatcgtTCGAATGCTTTGTGCAAACACattcatattcccaaaataattttgaaatacaagTTCACTCATCAGTATTTTGTTAAGCCTTTAGCCGACTCTAACTcccctaatggtccaattgaGGCTGTGGGACTTCGTTGGGACCTATCATGCACAATAACATCACCATTACCCCAACTTGACATTAATAATattccaaaactattttctaaattgggttctactagttattcttaactagtttccaactaccattaaatggGTATTGTTTGCAATACTCTAATCACacttaaataaataacaatccCAACAAATAAACTCTCACAAATCTAATTACTAGATATTCTCAACACTTTAAACTCAACTCCAATTTACTCctcaccttgatagctttgtaactttgaaattctttccaagaattttccaagctattatgggagttctctctttctctctctaaacacctaactagtgagagaaagtatgaaagtaGGATTTtccaagggttttaaagagagagagtggaagagcacaaaggtttaTGAAAatgtgcaccaaaagcatgaaaagtggagctattttggaggaggttatggaggttcatatcaagcttccatggaggttaaaagcaacgtgaaagagaagaagaaagaagaagaagaagttgttggaaaatgggagaagaagctgctggaagaaagagatatttatagcccaagcttattcactctacttaaattaccaaaataccctcaCAAGAtaacttgttctcctccaatcctttatacaatctttttactcttttgacattgaaaCAAGGTctataatggtctagaaatgcttggattcatgaaaacttaaaaattttgacccgaggtgaaaaataaccaatttgcccctaccatggaaatcatcatcgtttttatttccttcatcattttacccttattttcatcattcattaatgtcttaggcctacttaggccttagtattatttaaaacttacttttaggagcttactaaagaaatgacgaaattacccttaatcAGGGATATCACGTTTACTTCTatttacgagtctataaaggtcaaggtctcacatcaTCCAATTAACCCAATCGATtatcttacttttatatatattatagacATATCAAACTCTTAATCTTTCAAAGTTTCTATcaattgatatttttactaattgctatttgtattttgttttataatattttttttatttttataaaaaataaataaaaaatattaatcaaaCGAAATCGTAATAAATCTAATATGGTTAAATAAATGACCATTGATAATCTTTCAACAATTCCCCTTTTAGTGTTTTTGACCTTTTGATAATGATAAGCATTATTAtgagttaaataaaaaatagtgaGAACTAATATTACGGATTTCATATCCGTAAGAGATGAAATGtatcttaaatttataaataatttttttttcacttaataaaatattttttaattgaaaatatggATTCGTGACATTAAACCTAACCTAAATTTTAAACTGGATTTTGAGTTCCCATTAGTTTTGAgccttatttttgtttatgccCTAATTAGTGATAAAAGGACAATGGGCTTAGTACCCGCTTAAACTTTATTATTAGCAAGCTGTTTAATTATTGAATAGTGAAAATATACTTATTGTTTTCAagtgcttttatttttttttaattcttgcttgctttgaaaatttgtaaaatttggAAGTCGAATTGAACTTGAATTTAGTACCCCACCTAATACTTTGATTGGGTGATTAGTGTCCTTTACTAATTTCATTCAAAGGATCCaaacagatttttttttttatcaaatttctcaaaacaagaataaaattaaatagttttattttcaaaatttatatgattatatcgtataatttgatgatatttatttatttatttcttgaaAGAAACAATGATTCTTGttcataaatttgaaaagaatgttttgttaACACAAGACAATCAATAAAAACAAGGAATGAcaaaatgctcaaaaaaacttttgaactattcaagaaatttaaataatttttttttgaaaggtagcaataataatatatttcgTTAAAGAGGTACAAAAATCTATCAACAAGGTTGTATCACAACACATCACTAGTTACAGAAAAAAACATCCAATGCGATTGTAGCTTTCCTTAAGCTAGACACCAAGGTTGCATTGGGATCATACATATAGATATCATCCCATAGCAACAAAGAAAAGGCCTTATACAAAAAATAGAGAAGAGCAATAGCTACTCAAGTCTTCCTCCTTGTATCGAGAATCAGATGAATAATTGCCAACATAACCACAAGACGGGACCAAAAAACTACAATTATCATTAGCAACTATGTACATAAAGGTGCCAAAAAAAGGTAGtcaacaaatcaaaatcatccaaTAACCCAACAAGGAGTAGCATCAGTGAAACAAAAACAGAAGTAACAGCataaaaaatcaacatgatAACCATCAACAACAATGCATATGAAGATACCAGAGACAGGCAACCATCAAGAACCAAAGTCATCCAACAGCCCAGTAAAAACATTGTTAATGATTCGAACATAGGGAAAAAGGACACAAAAGCAGTAAAGTCATGATGAGAACTTATCTCATAGCCGCAATAGGAGCAACAAGTCAAagaacagaaagtttttcctCCAAATGATCAGCTTCAAAAATAATCCACAAAAAGTCATGAGATCTCTACACATCATCCTTGGTAAGAGCATCAGCATCACCGTTCGCTAATTTAGGCACATATTGGATCTTCTAGCAATGAATTTTCCTAAGTATTTTCATGATCTGTATAACCACTGCCCTTACTGTCCATGGCACATCATGGGGATTTTGAATCCATTTAACCATATTTTGAGAATCACAATCAAGTAATAAGGAGTGGGAGGAGCTTTAAGTAGATGCTACAAAAAGCAAAATAGCCTCATTGACAATCAAAAGTTTAGCTTTATTAGAATCCGAGATGTCAATCAACTTGAAGAAAAGAATGAGTGTATTTTCATCTTCATTTCGCAATATGTTGCCAATACCAGATTCACAAGGTTTCCTTTGGAAGCCCCATTAGTATTAAATTTGAGCCATCCAATAGTTGGCGTCGCCCATTACAACTAAGGTTTGATTTTACTTCTTTTAAAAGGGTTATTACCTTCATAAGGTAAACGGATTAAGTCACCAATGCTTAGATTCATCTCTTGCCATTTTGCGTTGCTCCACTAGCCACCACtggttttaattaaataaaaaataagtttagattcCCATTGTTTACCTTTAAAGGTAACTTCATTCCTAGAGATCAAAGTTGTCCAAATAATGGAGTACCATGCCATCCGCCAAACTAAACCATGAATAAAGCAACTACCACAATCAAACCAACAACGAAAACAAATAAGAAGGTCTCTATGAAAGACCCATTCAAAATTTCAGAGGTTCCCCCACCACTGCCATAAGATCCAAGTACGATCGcatatgaagaaaagatgtcCAACAGTCTCTATTTCCTTTCTGCATAAGAGACAAGTGGCTGCCACTTCACTAATGATTCCTTTATGGGTAAGGTGATCTTTGACAGCCAGTTTTCCTTGCACAAGCTACTAGCACAAAATCTCAATCTTGTAAGGGCAAGCTTGACCAAATCTGCCTCCAATGGTCCACAGACTCAAAGCTATTATGAAACGTTACCTTGTTGGTACTCCCCTTTCAAATGAGTTTGTCTTCAAACTCCCTAGCTAAAATTTGGCATTCTAAAATCCCCATAAATTGCCTCCATTGCTTTTTCTCCTAACCAAACACATTCCGCCTTAGGTTAATACACCAGTTCCATTCACCATCCTCTCAAAGCCTAAAATTAGCAACCTTACCCTCCTTTTTGCAAGGAAGGCGTAGATCCTAGGAAAAAAATGCATAAGAATATGACTTTCGATCCATTCCTCATCCTAAAAGCTTGCTCTCTCACCGTTTTCGATGGTAATGCCTATATCACCCAAAGCCAAGGAGTTGAAGTTGTTGTTTTCATTAAACGGTTTGGTAATGTTTTCCCACTTGCAAAATCCTTTAATTCCCTGTGTAGGCCTTGGGATAAGTCTATTTTCCTTATCTCAAATCTTCCCCACAATCACTTGTTTCCTTAGGCTtcccaaatcattttcaaaacgCTAAAGCCATTTGTTAAGAAGCGTTCTATTCTTAAGGTCAACATCAATAATACCAAGAGCCCTCAAATCATAATAATTGCAAATCGAAGCCCTACTAACATGATGCAGTCAACGAACAAGGTTAGGCCTACTCCAAAGAAATCTTctctaaattttattgatggAATCACAAATACTGGCAGACATTTAGAAGATTGACATGTAAAAATCAGAAAACTGTATAGTACTGACTTGAGAAAAGTAATTCACCTACCCATTGAAAAGGACTTGGCTTTTCATAAGGCTAGCTTACTCTCAAACCGTTGAACAACCAGTTGCCATATATTGATAGAATTCTGTTTAAACCTTAATGGAAGGCCTAAGTAGATAGAGGGTAGCTTACTAGCCTTACAGTTGATTTGGTCAGCCCATGCTTCCACAACACTCTGGTCAACACCAACACAGTATAACTAACTTTTTTGGAAGTTAATTTTCAAACCCAAAATAGCCTGAAAACATTTTAAGATACATTTAGTATTAATAAAGGAATAAATGTTTAAGTCATAAAAGATTATTGTATCATCTGCATATTGAAGATACACGACATGAACTCTGAAACGACCAACCTCAACACCTTTAACAAGTTGGCTGTTAATCACCTTGTACATCATCAAGCTGAAAACCTTCACCATTAAGTTAAAGAGTATTGGAGAAAGGGGATAGTCTTGCCTAAGTCCTCTACCTATTGCCATATTTCTAGGAAAGGATCCATTAACAAGAGCAAAGATAAAGGCAATGTTAATGCAAGCCTGTATCCACATACAGCATCTGCAACCAAAACCCATGGTGGTCATGACGTAGTTAAGGAACTCCCAAGCAACACTATCAAAAGCTTTCTCGAAGCCCACCTTGAAGATGGGACCATCATTTCTATTCTTTTTCATGGTGTCACCCATTTCATTTGCAATAAAGTCCAAAAGTTGGCGCCTATGGATAAACACGAATTGGTTGATGCCCACTATCTCATCAATAACAACACTTAATCTTTGAGCAAGAGTCTTTGTGATAATTTTATGTAGACAGCCTATGAAACTAATAAGCCGGTAGTCATCATGTGTAATGaggttatttttttatggaaCTAATATGATGAATGAAGCATTAATTTCTTTGTcaatgattttgaaatcataaaaatcattcatTAATCTCATAACATCCTCTTTGATGATATCCTACTAATTCTTGATGAAACTAAAAGTGAAACCATCCGAATAGGGGGCCTTATTCCCGTCTCAACTATCAATAGTTTCCCAAATTTCATTGACAGTGAACCTACACTCAAAAGAGTTAGAAGGCTGAGGATTGAGCTTCATGAGACCATAGAAGAGACCTTAAAGTTTAGCTACTAGCTTTTGCTTATAAAGCCTTTCAAAATGTTAGGCAACCTCTTCTTTAATAGCTGCTGGATTAACTAGCTGTTGACCATGGCTAAGGATTTTATCAATGTGGTTAATTCTCCCTTTCGTTGAAGCAATACTGTGGAACTAGTGGGTGTTCCTATCACTATCAAGGAACCATTGTACATGGGCTTTTTGCTACCAAGTGCGCTCTTCCATCTTATATAGTTTTCAAAAGTCTCCCTTCAGCCTAAAAAACCATTTATTTTCTGCATTATGACCTTGCTGCTACAGATCATTAACCAAAGATTGGATATCAAGCTCTAAATTGTGAATTCTATCACCAACATCGCCAATAACCTCTTTGTGCCACTTTGCTTAGTGCTCTTTTGTTGGGATGAACCCTATAATCAATTGGGATtcgttaaggcttgattctaATCAcgcaacaatatcattcatgttgaatgattaaaggtttttcttcattaataAGACATCGATTATAACGAGTTATAAATCTAATTAGATGAAGTTCGTGAGATTAATATGTCTTGCAATagaactgtaatgggttgcagttatgagatacCTATGCATAAAAacataatctcaaaatttttctggttaatgtatcattgagacaaGACACCAATGATACTTAAAGACTAAtatattctatgttctttactttggaagtaagtaatcgatctcatagcttgaagtatagagatacttggaactataATATAGGTGCTTGCTAAAGATAGCAAGTTCATTAAACTGGACCTatcatgagaagtgcatttggtatttcattCAAGTATCTGTGCAATACTTCTCACGTGTCAGTTCTGTACATACTCCCtaaacttgagacaccaggttgtcttatggGTAAAGTGccatgctttgatttcatctttACGGGTGCCTAATCAAAAATGCCAAAACATGATGCTTTTGAGTAtaacatgaagcatgtgaaggtaAATGAGTGGTTAAGATAAGAATCATCACCCTAAGTGATTCCGGGGACATATCCTAACTGTTCTTgattgatattagcttattaaAGTCCTTGGCTAAGGTGACTTAAAGATTACAAaaagagtttcataagtctttataaagtTGATGATCAAACTTTAGAATGAAAAtagagatcaataagagtggACACTGCACCATGCCTTTATCATCTCtaagatatatgatgagaaaatgaattacactaaaaCGCTGATCACtgaaaggttgagtcaaaccatcttgactcttctaacattttggtggccatgatggattGTTAAATCCCAATCTTGGTTTATATGAACTCTAGATAGTTgacttgattaatgataaatttaaagtagtttaaatttatataattctaagtttaacttaagaattatatattaagttcattgccaacatgttagaagcttaatgggtcacacacctaaaataaatattgaaaataaaatgggagaggtgattaagttgggcttaatcaaattagaagttatgagcttcttaagcacttgattaaaattatttaattaagttgtgcctaattaattaaattatttaattaaataattagacctaattaaataaattatttaattaagtcatttggcctaattaattaaattatttaattaagtcattgagtattattgattaaattttttaattaagtcattagacctaattgattaaaattgtttaattaacaCTACAAAAAATCAGccttttccaacgaaatttttcgttggaaaaaggctaaattctgttggaaatttcgTCGGTAAAAGCCTCGTGGGTAATACTTTCCGTTGAAAATCCATTGAAAA
It includes:
- the LOC108662452 gene encoding uncharacterized protein LOC108662452, encoding MGDTMKKNRNDGPIFKVGFEKAFDSVAWEFLNYVMTTMGFGCRCCMWIQACINIAFIFALVNGSFPRNMAIGRGLRQDYPLSPILFNLMVKVFSLMMYKVINSQLVKGVESVVEAWADQINCKASKLPSIYLGLPLRFKQNSINIWQLVVQRFESKLAL